In the Schaalia hyovaginalis genome, GCCGTCTCCTCATCGAGCAACTGCACGACTTCCTCGGCGAAGCCGACACCCCGACGGATCGCGTCTCGCTGTTCAGCGCAGCCATCGGCGCACAGGTCGACCAGCGCGGCAGCCTCGGGCGCCTCCCCGTCGGCAACGCGCTCATCGACTCCGACTTCGCCTCACGACTGCCCGCGCCGCTCATCCTCGAGAACGACCTCAAAGCCGCCGCATACGCCGAACACCGCATCGGATGCGCCCAGGACGCCCTCGACGTGATCCACGCCCTCCTGTGGTACCGCGTCGCGGCGGGGATCATCCTCGACGGGCGCATCCGGCGAGGCGCGCGCGAACTCGCCGGAGAGCTCAACATGGTCGCCTCGACCTCGATGCCGCCCCCCGAGGATTGGACCACATGGCCCCGCTTCCTGGAAACCCTCCTCGCCGCCGAGAAGGGCGACGCGCGCGCCCTCGAGTCGGTCGACGGCTTCTGCGCGCTCACGGCCACCCAGATCGCCTACCTCGCCATGAGCATCGACCCGGACAAGATCGTGCTCGGAGGCCCTCTCGCCCACCGCTCCCCCATGCTCGTCGACCGTCTGATCTTGGCGCTCGACAAGGAACTGCCGACCGGCCCCTCCTTCGTGATCGAAGTCGCGGCCCTTCGCTCCTGGGGCCCCGCCCTCGGCGCGGCCCTTCGCGGCCTCGAAGCGATCGAGACCCGACTGCTCGGCGCCCCCTCCACGATCGACGCCCTCGTCAACGCGAGCCCGATCGCGATCCCGATCCCCTGCAAACCTCAACACGATTCAGTACTCAACGAGGAGAACGAATGAACACCCTGAGAACCGCCATCGCGCTCGGCGCAGCCGGCGCACTCGCCCTCGGACTCGCAGCCTGCCAAGGCGGCGGCGATGCCGCCGAGTCCGGCTCCGCCTCCAGCACCGAAGGCATCGTCTACGTCGTCCCCACGTCCTGGGCGAATGTCGCCGTCCTCACCGAGGCCGTCGACGCCTACAACGCCGATGCCGCATCACCCGTCACCCTCCAGGCGATCCCCGACGAGAACTACAACTCGGTCGTCGGATCCCGCCTCGCCGGAGGAACCGACATCGACATCTTCGCCGGCGCCTACACCCTCTTCGACGTCCCCAACGTCATGGTCGACCTGACCGGCGAGCCCTTCCTCGACCGCCTCACCGAGGCCGGCGTCGACTCGCTCACCGCATCCGACGGGAAGGTCTACTCCTTCCCCTCGCCCACGCCCGGCGCGACCTTCGGCGTCTTCTACAACACGAAGGTCTTCGAAGAAGCCGGCGTCGCGGTGCCGACCTCCCTTGCGGAGATGACCGAAGCCATGAAGGCCCTCAAGGCCAAGGGGACGACGCCGCTCTTCCTCGCGGGCAAGGACGGATGGACGCTCCTCCAGCACCGCAATTCCGTCAACCCCCTGATGAACCTCGACGGCGATACGATCTCGAAGCTCAACGCCAACGAGATGCGCTGGGACCAGATCCCCGCCCTGACCGACCAGTACAACGCCCTCGAATCCTGGGCGAAGGACGGGCTCCTCAACGAGGACGTCCTCACCGCCACCTACGAGGAATCGCTGAAGGCCGTCGTCGACGGCTCCGCGGCGATGATCATCAACGGCTCCTGGGCGATCGGCGAAATGAGCGGACTGGCCGACGACGCCGCGACCTCGATCGGCTTCTTCCCGCTCCCGAGCGCCGAGGGGCGCACCATGCTCGGCCTGTCCGGCGCGGACGGCCTGCACATCGCCAAGTCGAGCGCCAACGTCGAGGGCGCGAAGGCCTTCCTCAGCTACCTCGCCTCGCCCGAGGTCGCGCAGAAGTTCATGGACGCCGCGCCCGGAATCTCGAACTTCACCGACGTCACCGTCCCCGAGAAGGCCCCCAAGGCGATGACCGACATCGCCACCGCCATCGAGAAGGGCGCGTCGACCCTCGCGATCGACAACGCCTCGCTCGTCCCCGCACCCGAATCGGATCTCATCGCCGCCTACCAGCAGCTCGTCGCCGGGCAGATGAGCGCCGCCGACTTCCTCACCACCGAGGCCGACGGCATGATCGCCTCCGGGAAGGCCGCGGGAATCCCCGGATTCTGATCGCCCGGGGCGCAGGCCCTCGGCTCGGCCCGCGCCCCGGCCGCATCACCCCCACACCTCATCCGCGCTGCGGAGCCCCGGCTCGGCATCCAAGGAGCAACCATGGCCCACCCCTCGAAGCGGGTGCTCAAGACCTACCCCACGGCCTTCCTCGCACCGGCCCTCCTCATCTTCACGATCTTCTACATCGTGCCCGCATTCGTCGGACTCGGTCTTTCGCTGACCGACGCGAAGCTCACCTCCTCGGCGATGCACTTCGTCGGCCTGGCCAACTATGAGACGCTCTTCGCCTCGTCGGGCCAATTC is a window encoding:
- a CDS encoding ROK family transcriptional regulator, whose translation is MEASNPHNDRLADLGAANRAKLVSELRKGASLPLHLLSEATGLSRPTLKSHLDTLVTAGIATREEARVGTQGGRPAASYSLNASGALLVAMDISLHEHRFMLVDLAGTVRAARVCELPAPPAPGDRSRLLIEQLHDFLGEADTPTDRVSLFSAAIGAQVDQRGSLGRLPVGNALIDSDFASRLPAPLILENDLKAAAYAEHRIGCAQDALDVIHALLWYRVAAGIILDGRIRRGARELAGELNMVASTSMPPPEDWTTWPRFLETLLAAEKGDARALESVDGFCALTATQIAYLAMSIDPDKIVLGGPLAHRSPMLVDRLILALDKELPTGPSFVIEVAALRSWGPALGAALRGLEAIETRLLGAPSTIDALVNASPIAIPIPCKPQHDSVLNEENE
- a CDS encoding ABC transporter substrate-binding protein, with protein sequence MNTLRTAIALGAAGALALGLAACQGGGDAAESGSASSTEGIVYVVPTSWANVAVLTEAVDAYNADAASPVTLQAIPDENYNSVVGSRLAGGTDIDIFAGAYTLFDVPNVMVDLTGEPFLDRLTEAGVDSLTASDGKVYSFPSPTPGATFGVFYNTKVFEEAGVAVPTSLAEMTEAMKALKAKGTTPLFLAGKDGWTLLQHRNSVNPLMNLDGDTISKLNANEMRWDQIPALTDQYNALESWAKDGLLNEDVLTATYEESLKAVVDGSAAMIINGSWAIGEMSGLADDAATSIGFFPLPSAEGRTMLGLSGADGLHIAKSSANVEGAKAFLSYLASPEVAQKFMDAAPGISNFTDVTVPEKAPKAMTDIATAIEKGASTLAIDNASLVPAPESDLIAAYQQLVAGQMSAADFLTTEADGMIASGKAAGIPGF